The Algoriphagus halophilus genome window below encodes:
- the recG gene encoding ATP-dependent DNA helicase RecG, translating to MPGIFDTKIEFLRGVGPQRAALLNKELAIFTYGELIQHYPFRYEDRTRFFKIKELNPDVENVQVIAKIKKIELIGMGNKRRLVAQVFDETGEMEMTWFKGIQWVQKKLPAGAVYVFFGKPARFGNKWSIAHPEMEPLSSANEQRNNFQPVYSTTEKLRARFLDSKGISKIMESLVQACLPHIHETMPAKLLQQYQLIDKKEAIRQIHFPTQPELLHRARKRLKFEEFFFLQLRLLLMKVTRTEKFKGQSLGNTELLTEFYKNHIPFELTNAQKRVIRESFADMKSGTQMNRLIQGDVGSGKTMVAFICMLIAIGSGAQACLMAPTEILANQHYEGLKEFADMMDLEIEILTGSVKKSKRKIIHEKLLSGELKILIGTHALLEDIVQFQNLGLAIVDEQHRFGVAQRAKLWAKNREYIPHVLVMTATPIPRTLAMTLYGDLDVSVIDELPAGRKPIQTVHRYDKDRLKVFGFINEEIKKGRQVYIVYPLIEESESLNLKNLMDGYESIARAFPQYPLSIVHGSMKSEDKDYEMQRFVKGETKIMVATTVIEVGVNVPNASVMIIENAERFGLSQLHQLRGRVGRGAEQSYCILMSKYELSKEGRIRLETMVRTNDGFEIADVDLKLRGPGDLMGTQQSGITDLLIADLSKDAPILTLARDAAQQLLAEDPHLSSTENAPVLRQVKQQKKTAVNWSRIS from the coding sequence TTGCCTGGTATTTTTGACACGAAAATAGAATTCCTAAGAGGAGTAGGCCCTCAACGAGCCGCTCTCCTAAATAAGGAATTGGCGATTTTCACTTATGGAGAACTGATTCAACATTACCCATTCAGGTATGAGGACAGAACCCGATTTTTTAAAATAAAAGAACTCAACCCAGACGTAGAAAACGTCCAAGTGATCGCCAAAATCAAGAAGATCGAACTGATCGGTATGGGGAATAAACGGAGGTTGGTAGCCCAGGTGTTTGATGAAACTGGCGAAATGGAAATGACCTGGTTTAAAGGAATCCAATGGGTTCAGAAAAAACTTCCTGCCGGGGCAGTGTATGTATTCTTTGGAAAACCAGCACGATTTGGGAATAAATGGAGTATTGCGCATCCCGAAATGGAACCTCTTAGCTCAGCCAATGAGCAGCGAAATAATTTCCAACCTGTTTATTCTACTACCGAAAAACTACGGGCCCGATTTTTAGACTCGAAAGGCATATCCAAAATCATGGAATCACTCGTGCAGGCCTGTCTGCCTCATATCCATGAAACCATGCCAGCTAAACTCCTCCAGCAATACCAGTTGATTGATAAAAAAGAAGCTATTCGACAAATTCACTTTCCTACCCAACCTGAATTACTTCATCGGGCAAGGAAAAGGCTGAAGTTTGAAGAATTCTTTTTCCTTCAACTACGATTGTTATTGATGAAGGTCACCAGAACAGAAAAGTTTAAAGGACAATCATTAGGCAATACTGAGTTACTGACTGAATTTTATAAAAACCACATCCCATTTGAGCTCACCAATGCTCAAAAGCGGGTAATTCGAGAATCATTTGCCGATATGAAATCAGGCACTCAAATGAATCGATTAATTCAAGGGGATGTAGGCAGTGGAAAAACCATGGTGGCATTTATTTGCATGCTCATAGCCATTGGTTCAGGTGCTCAGGCATGTTTGATGGCTCCCACGGAAATCCTTGCCAACCAACATTATGAAGGCTTGAAGGAGTTTGCGGATATGATGGATTTGGAGATTGAAATCCTAACAGGATCAGTCAAGAAATCCAAGCGTAAAATCATCCATGAAAAGCTACTTTCTGGGGAATTGAAGATCCTTATAGGAACACATGCGCTATTAGAAGATATAGTGCAATTCCAAAACCTAGGTCTGGCAATCGTAGACGAGCAGCATCGATTCGGCGTGGCGCAACGTGCCAAATTGTGGGCTAAAAACAGAGAGTATATACCTCATGTATTGGTCATGACTGCAACTCCAATTCCTAGGACCCTGGCCATGACTTTATATGGTGATTTAGATGTGTCAGTCATCGATGAATTACCTGCCGGGAGGAAACCTATCCAAACAGTCCATCGCTATGATAAGGACCGATTGAAAGTCTTTGGGTTTATTAATGAGGAGATTAAAAAAGGGAGACAGGTTTATATAGTCTACCCACTAATCGAAGAATCTGAGAGCCTCAATCTTAAAAACTTAATGGATGGATACGAAAGTATTGCAAGGGCATTTCCCCAATACCCATTGAGTATTGTCCATGGCAGTATGAAATCCGAGGACAAGGATTATGAAATGCAGCGTTTTGTTAAGGGGGAAACAAAAATCATGGTTGCTACCACGGTAATAGAAGTTGGGGTGAACGTTCCCAATGCCTCAGTAATGATCATTGAGAATGCGGAGCGGTTTGGACTATCCCAGCTTCACCAATTGAGAGGAAGAGTAGGAAGGGGTGCAGAACAGAGCTATTGCATCCTTATGAGTAAATATGAGCTTTCCAAAGAAGGCAGAATCCGCTTAGAGACCATGGTACGAACCAATGACGGATTTGAAATCGCAGACGTAGATTTAAAATTACGAGGACCGGGAGATTTGATGGGCACACAACAAAGTGGAATTACCGACCTTTTAATTGCTGACCTTAGTAAGGATGCTCCAATATTAACTTTAGCTAGAGATGCCGCTCAACAATTATTAGCAGAAGATCCTCATTTGAGCTCAACTGAAAATGCTCCGGTCCTACGACAGGTAAAACAACAAAAAAAGACCGCAGTCAACTGGAGTCGGATATCTTGA
- a CDS encoding DUF6787 family protein has protein sequence MPKPKSRPGFLQRLQTKWKLDSVFQVILVLVVFACTGFTILFIKAPILDFFGVEKGGFVNTLLYLLLVLPLYQIFLLVYGFLFGQFNFFWEKEKQIFRRIGSLFSKKK, from the coding sequence ATGCCAAAACCAAAAAGCCGTCCAGGATTTCTTCAAAGACTTCAAACAAAATGGAAGTTGGATTCGGTTTTTCAGGTCATCCTGGTTTTGGTGGTATTTGCCTGTACTGGATTTACCATACTTTTTATCAAAGCTCCTATTCTTGATTTTTTTGGAGTAGAAAAAGGTGGCTTTGTCAATACCCTACTATACTTATTGTTGGTTTTGCCTCTATATCAGATTTTCCTGTTGGTATATGGGTTTCTATTTGGTCAGTTTAATTTTTTTTGGGAAAAGGAAAAGCAGATCTTTAGAAGAATCGGTAGTCTGTTTTCCAAGAAAAAATAA
- a CDS encoding aspartate kinase — protein MKIMKFGGTSVGRPERMHQVKDLVTSGDEPTIVVLSALSGTTNALVGIGEALADADKALAKERIDALHAHYLVFYKELLQSDSARAKAEGIIKEHFEFLNILLKISFNEAINRDILAQGELLSTKLFYTLLEELEIPAVFLPALDFMSIDENSEPELGKISEKLKAILAEYGDTKLFVTQGYICKNHRNEVDNLKRGGSDYTASLIAAAIQASACEIWTDIDGMHNNDPRIVDQTRPIAELSFDEAAELAYFGAKILHPASIWPAQLYNVPVKLLNTMQPQAHGTLIKAEVDAIGVKAIAAKDGITAVKIKSSRMLLAYGFLRRIFEIFEKYKTPIDMITTSEVAVSVTIDDLSHLGQITAELEALGSVEVDRNQAIVCIVGNEISETKGVIKSVMDALEDIPVRMVSYGGSRHNVSLLIDAKFKNEALQRLNTGLFSW, from the coding sequence ATGAAAATCATGAAATTCGGTGGGACCTCAGTAGGTCGACCCGAGCGAATGCACCAGGTGAAAGACCTGGTTACCTCTGGTGATGAGCCCACCATCGTAGTTCTTTCTGCACTGTCCGGCACCACCAATGCCTTGGTGGGGATTGGAGAAGCATTAGCAGATGCCGATAAAGCTTTGGCCAAAGAGAGAATAGATGCCCTTCATGCCCATTACTTAGTGTTCTACAAGGAGTTGCTTCAGTCTGATTCAGCTCGAGCAAAAGCAGAGGGGATTATCAAGGAACATTTTGAGTTTTTAAATATCCTATTAAAAATTTCATTTAATGAAGCGATAAATAGAGATATCTTGGCTCAAGGAGAACTGCTTTCCACTAAGTTGTTTTATACTCTTTTGGAAGAATTGGAGATACCTGCGGTATTTCTTCCAGCGCTCGATTTTATGAGCATTGATGAAAATTCGGAGCCTGAACTAGGAAAGATTTCAGAAAAGCTAAAAGCAATTTTAGCTGAGTATGGTGATACAAAGCTTTTTGTGACGCAAGGATATATTTGTAAGAATCACAGAAATGAGGTTGATAACCTGAAGCGTGGAGGGAGTGACTATACTGCATCTTTGATCGCTGCGGCAATTCAGGCTTCAGCATGTGAGATTTGGACGGATATTGATGGGATGCACAACAATGATCCAAGAATTGTGGACCAGACTCGTCCAATTGCTGAGCTTTCATTTGATGAAGCGGCGGAGTTGGCTTATTTCGGAGCTAAAATACTTCACCCTGCCTCCATCTGGCCTGCTCAACTTTATAATGTACCTGTGAAATTACTCAATACCATGCAGCCTCAAGCCCATGGTACATTGATCAAAGCAGAAGTAGATGCTATTGGAGTTAAAGCAATCGCAGCGAAGGATGGGATTACAGCGGTGAAAATCAAATCCAGTCGAATGTTATTGGCTTATGGTTTCTTGAGAAGAATATTTGAAATTTTTGAGAAATACAAAACCCCAATCGATATGATTACTACTTCAGAGGTGGCTGTTTCGGTTACCATTGACGATTTAAGTCATTTGGGGCAAATTACAGCTGAATTAGAAGCCTTGGGATCTGTAGAAGTAGATAGAAATCAAGCGATCGTATGTATTGTTGGTAATGAGATTTCCGAGACCAAGGGAGTGATAAAATCTGTGATGGATGCCTTGGAAGATATCCCAGTGAGGATGGTATCTTATGGAGGAAGTAGACACAATGTATCTTTACTGATTGATGCGAAATTCAAAAACGAGGCATTACAAAGACTAAATACAGGATTATTTTCCTGGTAA
- the ribH gene encoding 6,7-dimethyl-8-ribityllumazine synthase: protein MATSLKSLSDHSSKNITDISTKTFGIIVSEWNEEVTEALYIGALQTLLDNGAKKENIIRKNVPGSFELSLAAQWLAQEESIDAVICLGCVIQGETKHFDFICDAVAHGITNVSLKYNKPVIFGVLTPNTQQQALDRAGGKHGNKGDEAAITAVKMLGF, encoded by the coding sequence ATGGCAACTTCTTTAAAAAGCCTAAGCGATCATTCTTCAAAGAATATCACCGATATCAGTACAAAAACATTTGGCATTATTGTTTCCGAATGGAATGAGGAAGTTACGGAAGCACTTTACATAGGTGCGTTACAAACCTTATTAGACAATGGGGCAAAAAAAGAAAACATTATCCGGAAGAACGTTCCCGGTTCTTTTGAACTCTCTTTAGCGGCTCAATGGTTGGCGCAAGAAGAAAGTATTGATGCGGTAATCTGCTTGGGTTGTGTGATCCAAGGGGAGACCAAACACTTCGATTTTATTTGTGATGCAGTAGCACATGGAATCACCAATGTCAGTCTGAAGTATAATAAACCAGTGATTTTTGGTGTGTTGACTCCTAATACACAGCAACAGGCTTTGGACCGTGCAGGAGGAAAACATGGCAACAAAGGAGATGAAGCTGCGATTACCGCGGTAAAAATGCTCGGATTTTAA
- a CDS encoding tetratricopeptide repeat protein has product MATKQSNKAQPHHQSDILENPEELAERLGQGEAFLKKNSKVLGGVLAAAIILIGGILFFQFNTQNQNKAAQAEMFQAVYYFEQDSVDFALNGDGINSGFLSIVEEYPRTDAANLAHFYIGSIYLSERKFQEAITELEQFSADDYLMQGQAYSLLGDAHLELGNNEQAISFFEKAASYEPNKFFTPKYLMKLAIAYEEAGQIQNAIDAYGEIEEKYFESYEFSAARKHKARLEGLAAQ; this is encoded by the coding sequence ATGGCAACGAAACAATCTAATAAAGCACAACCTCACCATCAGTCAGATATTTTGGAGAATCCAGAAGAACTGGCAGAAAGACTTGGTCAAGGCGAAGCTTTTTTAAAGAAAAACAGTAAAGTATTGGGAGGCGTATTAGCCGCAGCGATTATTTTGATTGGTGGAATTCTGTTTTTCCAATTCAATACCCAAAACCAAAACAAGGCTGCTCAGGCAGAAATGTTCCAAGCAGTTTATTATTTTGAGCAAGATTCAGTTGATTTTGCTTTGAATGGCGATGGAATTAATTCCGGCTTCTTGTCTATCGTAGAAGAATATCCAAGAACTGACGCAGCGAATCTTGCACATTTCTACATTGGTTCCATTTACCTTTCAGAAAGAAAGTTTCAGGAAGCAATCACAGAATTGGAGCAGTTCTCAGCAGATGACTATTTGATGCAAGGACAAGCCTATTCGCTTTTGGGTGATGCCCATTTGGAACTTGGAAATAATGAGCAAGCAATTTCTTTCTTTGAAAAAGCTGCATCTTATGAGCCTAACAAATTCTTCACTCCTAAGTATTTGATGAAGTTGGCAATCGCTTATGAAGAAGCGGGTCAAATCCAAAATGCAATTGATGCATATGGAGAGATTGAAGAAAAGTATTTTGAATCATACGAATTTTCTGCAGCACGAAAACACAAGGCACGATTAGAGGGTCTTGCTGCTCAATAA
- the pdhA gene encoding pyruvate dehydrogenase (acetyl-transferring) E1 component subunit alpha — protein sequence MAKKTAATKSKVKYSKETYAYWYESMLLMRRFEEKAGQLYGQQKIRGFCHLYIGQEACASGAITALTKDDKWITAYRCHAHPLGLGTDPGAVMAELFGKATGTTKGKGGSMHIFDKERNFMGGHGIVGAQVPMGLGIGFAEKYNGTKNLCITYMGDGAVRQGAFHEALNLAMLYKTPVIFVIENNGYAMGTAVKRSSNVDDLSTLGESYDMPSFAVDGMNVEAVHEAVAEAAERARRGDGPTLLEMRTYRYKGHSMSDPQKYRTKEEVEEYKKRDPIEQVLSTIKENKILTEEEISEIVDKVKKKVTDAVKFAEESPWPDGMDAFKDVYVQEDYPFVME from the coding sequence ATGGCAAAGAAAACTGCAGCGACTAAGTCTAAAGTAAAATATTCGAAAGAAACCTACGCTTATTGGTATGAGAGCATGCTCTTAATGAGGAGGTTCGAAGAAAAAGCAGGACAACTTTACGGTCAGCAAAAAATTAGAGGATTCTGTCATTTATATATTGGACAGGAGGCTTGTGCTTCCGGTGCAATCACAGCCTTGACAAAAGACGATAAGTGGATCACTGCTTACCGTTGTCATGCTCATCCACTAGGTTTGGGTACAGACCCAGGTGCGGTGATGGCAGAACTTTTTGGAAAAGCAACTGGTACGACCAAAGGTAAAGGTGGATCCATGCACATTTTTGATAAGGAAAGAAATTTCATGGGAGGTCATGGTATCGTAGGTGCACAAGTTCCTATGGGACTAGGGATTGGCTTCGCTGAAAAATATAACGGTACCAAAAACCTTTGCATTACCTATATGGGAGATGGTGCAGTACGTCAAGGAGCCTTCCACGAGGCCTTAAACTTGGCGATGTTGTACAAGACCCCAGTTATTTTTGTAATTGAAAATAATGGGTATGCCATGGGTACTGCTGTTAAAAGATCTTCTAATGTGGATGATTTATCTACTTTGGGAGAATCTTATGACATGCCATCCTTTGCAGTAGACGGAATGAACGTAGAGGCAGTTCATGAGGCGGTTGCTGAAGCTGCAGAAAGAGCAAGAAGAGGGGATGGGCCGACTTTGTTAGAAATGAGAACCTATCGTTATAAAGGTCACTCTATGTCTGATCCTCAGAAATACAGAACCAAAGAAGAGGTAGAGGAATACAAGAAGCGTGACCCAATCGAACAAGTTTTATCTACTATCAAGGAAAATAAAATTTTGACAGAAGAAGAAATTTCTGAAATAGTTGATAAAGTAAAGAAAAAAGTAACGGATGCAGTGAAATTTGCTGAAGAGTCCCCTTGGCCAGACGGAATGGATGCTTTCAAGGACGTTTATGTTCAGGAAGACTATCCATTTGTGATGGAATAA
- the recF gene encoding DNA replication/repair protein RecF (All proteins in this family for which functions are known are DNA-binding proteins that assist the filamentation of RecA onto DNA for the initiation of recombination or recombinational repair.): protein MYLKSLELLQFKNHEKTKLEFSPQINCIVGLNGSGKTNILDGIHYLSLTKSAVQSSDSLNVQHEKDFFAIKGNFELSQKPLEVRCTVELGKKKLIYQNGKALDKTSEHVGLIPLVLIAPDDTDLIKGGSEGRRKFFDGLLSQLDRSYLDQLIRYHHFLKQRNALLKKFAETGRRDFTLLDGYDTELIELSIILSKRRNELLEEVAPLLQSHYADISQGQELVNIEYDTQAIQTDFEAYFKSQRKKDLITKNSNAGIHKDDFKFQIGEHPIRKIGSQGQQKSFIISLKLAQFKIFEKAKGEKPILLLDDIFDKLDDLRIAKMMELISHHTFGQIFLTDARPERSKKILSELDSEVFYFSLKAGKIEA, encoded by the coding sequence ATGTACCTCAAGTCGCTGGAGCTATTACAATTCAAAAATCATGAGAAGACCAAATTGGAGTTTTCACCACAGATAAATTGTATCGTAGGATTGAATGGAAGTGGTAAAACCAACATTCTTGATGGAATTCATTACCTCTCCCTTACCAAAAGTGCGGTTCAATCAAGCGATAGCCTCAACGTTCAGCACGAAAAAGATTTTTTTGCGATTAAAGGGAATTTCGAACTTTCCCAAAAACCTTTGGAAGTTCGCTGTACAGTAGAATTAGGAAAAAAGAAACTCATTTATCAAAATGGAAAAGCCTTGGATAAAACCTCCGAACATGTAGGTTTGATTCCTCTCGTCTTGATCGCACCAGACGATACGGATTTAATTAAAGGAGGAAGCGAGGGGCGAAGGAAATTTTTTGATGGATTGTTATCTCAACTTGACCGAAGTTACTTAGATCAGTTGATTCGATATCACCATTTCTTAAAACAGCGGAATGCTTTGTTGAAAAAATTCGCAGAAACAGGAAGAAGGGATTTCACGCTATTGGACGGCTATGACACAGAATTAATTGAGCTCAGTATCATCTTATCCAAAAGGAGAAATGAGCTATTAGAGGAAGTAGCTCCTTTGCTACAAAGTCACTATGCAGATATCTCCCAAGGACAAGAACTGGTCAACATAGAGTATGACACCCAAGCCATACAAACAGATTTCGAAGCCTATTTCAAAAGTCAAAGGAAGAAAGACCTTATTACCAAAAATTCCAATGCAGGAATTCATAAAGATGATTTCAAATTCCAAATTGGGGAACACCCTATCCGCAAAATTGGAAGCCAAGGTCAGCAAAAATCCTTTATCATATCCTTAAAGCTCGCCCAATTCAAAATTTTTGAAAAAGCGAAAGGCGAAAAGCCCATCCTTTTACTAGATGATATTTTTGATAAGCTGGATGATTTGAGAATTGCCAAAATGATGGAATTGATTTCGCATCACACGTTTGGCCAAATATTCTTGACAGATGCAAGACCAGAGAGGTCCAAAAAAATCTTAAGTGAGCTAGATTCCGAGGTGTTTTATTTCTCCTTAAAAGCAGGAAAAATAGAAGCATAA
- a CDS encoding nucleotidyltransferase family protein, with amino-acid sequence MNQKPTLLVLAAGMGSRYGGNKQIDGFGPNGETILEYSIYDAIQAGFGKVVFIVRDEILEEAKEMFVPKMAGKIELDFVVQTLDSFVPAELKQEGRKKPFGTAHAVLCAKDAIKEPFAVINADDFYGREAFVEVGKFLSTEVKPDLNAMVGYAIQNVLSENGTVSRGVCDTNEKGQLIGMVERTSIAREGEKIVSRGENEVLEIAEDTPVSMNFWGFHQEVFQDIEEMWNEFLPANLDNLKSEFYIPTVANNLIQSGKSAFEILKGGKVWFGVTYTDDRPVVIEALKKLHAEGEYPENLWK; translated from the coding sequence ATGAATCAGAAACCAACACTTTTAGTATTAGCTGCCGGTATGGGGAGCCGTTATGGCGGGAATAAGCAAATCGATGGATTTGGGCCTAATGGTGAAACTATTTTAGAATATTCTATTTACGATGCCATTCAGGCTGGATTTGGTAAAGTAGTATTTATCGTAAGGGATGAGATTTTGGAAGAGGCAAAAGAAATGTTTGTTCCAAAAATGGCAGGTAAAATTGAACTGGATTTTGTGGTTCAAACTTTGGATAGCTTTGTGCCTGCTGAATTGAAACAAGAAGGGAGAAAAAAACCATTTGGAACAGCCCACGCAGTTTTATGTGCAAAAGACGCCATCAAAGAGCCTTTTGCGGTGATTAATGCGGATGATTTCTATGGTCGAGAGGCCTTTGTGGAGGTTGGTAAATTTTTGTCCACTGAGGTGAAACCTGATTTGAATGCAATGGTGGGTTATGCCATTCAAAATGTACTTTCTGAGAATGGTACCGTGAGTCGTGGAGTATGTGATACCAATGAAAAAGGGCAGTTGATTGGGATGGTAGAGAGAACTTCCATCGCTCGAGAAGGGGAAAAGATTGTGAGTAGAGGAGAAAATGAAGTGTTGGAAATTGCAGAAGATACACCTGTGAGTATGAATTTTTGGGGTTTCCATCAGGAAGTATTCCAAGATATTGAAGAAATGTGGAATGAGTTCCTTCCGGCTAACCTCGATAATTTGAAATCTGAATTTTATATTCCTACGGTAGCAAATAACTTGATTCAATCCGGGAAGTCTGCTTTCGAAATTTTAAAAGGAGGAAAAGTTTGGTTTGGAGTAACCTACACGGATGATAGGCCTGTCGTTATTGAAGCATTGAAGAAGCTTCATGCAGAAGGTGAGTATCCAGAAAACTTGTGGAAATAA
- a CDS encoding P-II family nitrogen regulator, protein MKKIEAIIRTSRFDQIHSCVAALGVKFLTFYEVKGMGLEHARQQTYRGVAYEPAYIPRTKLEIVTVEELVEPVINCILSEGKTGEIGDGKIFVYDVLEAYRIRNTDKGEQAL, encoded by the coding sequence ATGAAAAAAATAGAGGCGATTATTCGAACATCTCGATTTGATCAGATTCATTCATGCGTTGCTGCATTGGGAGTAAAGTTCCTCACCTTTTATGAGGTAAAAGGGATGGGCTTAGAACATGCACGTCAACAAACCTACCGTGGGGTAGCTTATGAACCTGCTTATATCCCGAGAACAAAGCTTGAAATCGTAACAGTCGAAGAACTGGTCGAGCCAGTCATCAATTGCATCCTTTCCGAAGGAAAAACCGGAGAAATCGGGGATGGAAAAATCTTTGTCTATGATGTTTTGGAAGCATATAGAATCAGAAACACAGACAAAGGAGAGCAAGCCCTATAA
- a CDS encoding ammonium transporter, which translates to MQELFTVNNLWMMVATTMVFIMHLGFASLEAGLTRAKNTVNILFKNTIIPAIGLLTYAFVGFNLMYPGADFAGSFFGFAGFGLPLPEGWDSSNYNEGYTFFTDFIFQAMFAATAATIVSGAVAERVKLGPFIFFSILYVAICYPIVGMWKWGGGFLDALDTSFYDFAGSTIVHSVGGWGALVGAYLLGPRIGKYTERGMTAIPGHNIPMATAGVFLLWFGWFGFNGGSVLSADPGLVSKVFVTTCIAASAGAFGALIVSYLKFKSYDITMVLNGILAGLVGITAGADQMGVGESAIIGFIGGGLIVFAVVFFDKVKIDDPVGAISVHLVGGIWGTLAVGIFGDLAGMGQFISQLIGVASVGVFCVLFSWIIFFTLKKTVGIRVDEKEETEGLDINEHSMSAYPDFNIKD; encoded by the coding sequence ATGCAAGAATTATTTACCGTCAATAACCTATGGATGATGGTAGCCACTACGATGGTTTTCATCATGCACTTGGGGTTTGCCAGTTTGGAAGCTGGATTGACCCGTGCCAAAAACACTGTAAACATTCTTTTTAAAAACACCATTATCCCTGCTATTGGGCTTTTAACCTATGCTTTTGTAGGATTTAACCTCATGTATCCAGGAGCTGATTTTGCAGGATCTTTCTTTGGATTTGCCGGATTTGGACTTCCTCTACCAGAAGGCTGGGATTCCAGCAATTACAATGAAGGATATACATTTTTCACCGATTTTATCTTCCAGGCAATGTTTGCTGCCACTGCGGCCACCATAGTTTCTGGAGCTGTAGCTGAGCGCGTGAAATTGGGTCCTTTTATCTTTTTCTCAATCCTTTATGTGGCGATTTGCTATCCAATCGTAGGGATGTGGAAATGGGGAGGTGGATTCTTAGACGCGCTAGATACTTCATTTTATGACTTTGCAGGATCGACCATTGTTCACTCCGTAGGCGGTTGGGGAGCATTGGTAGGAGCTTATTTATTAGGCCCAAGAATAGGGAAATACACAGAGAGAGGAATGACTGCGATTCCAGGACATAACATCCCAATGGCTACAGCAGGAGTCTTTTTATTGTGGTTTGGATGGTTTGGATTCAACGGTGGGTCTGTATTAAGTGCTGATCCGGGTTTGGTGTCAAAGGTATTTGTGACCACCTGTATTGCAGCTTCTGCTGGAGCCTTTGGAGCACTTATCGTATCCTATTTGAAGTTTAAGTCCTATGATATTACCATGGTACTAAATGGTATCCTTGCTGGATTAGTAGGAATCACCGCTGGTGCAGACCAAATGGGAGTAGGAGAATCTGCTATTATTGGCTTTATAGGAGGAGGACTGATTGTCTTTGCAGTGGTCTTCTTTGACAAAGTCAAAATAGACGATCCAGTAGGAGCAATATCGGTTCACTTAGTAGGTGGAATCTGGGGAACTTTAGCTGTTGGAATCTTCGGAGATTTAGCTGGAATGGGACAATTCATATCTCAGCTGATTGGAGTTGCTTCAGTAGGGGTATTCTGCGTATTGTTTAGCTGGATTATATTCTTCACTTTGAAGAAAACGGTTGGAATCCGAGTAGATGAAAAAGAAGAAACTGAAGGTTTGGATATCAACGAGCATTCCATGAGCGCATATCCTGATTTTAACATAAAAGATTAA